The genomic region CAAATTTCACCCCCATCACCAATAAGTTAGAATGCCCGCTTATCCACAGCCCTGCAAATAGAGTAATGTTAGCAAATGTTTGGATTTTCGCCAATCTGATAATGATACCTGTGGGGTTTAATCTGCCTTCTGATTATGACCCAGGCTGAACATCATTTCATGTGTTAGGGagtaatttgtttttccttttctgtgaactgTCTGTAAATgtcatttgccatttttttctaatgGTTGATCATATTCTTACTGATGTCTAAGAGTTCTTTACATGCAGGAAGATTAGCCCTTTGTGATgtaaattacaaatatatttttccaatttgtCATTTGACTATATGGAGTTTTGACTTTGTAGAGTTTTTGTCCCTGACATTAGTCCTGGAACGAATCCAGTTGTTTCTGCTTCCTGAATATTTCTGGAATCCCCCCATTTCTCTCTACTGTACTGCCTCTTCCCTAGGCCAGTCTGCCATCATCACACCTAAATGACTAAATTTGATTCTAAATGGTATCTCAGACATACCTCCACTCTTGCCCTTTCTCTAACCTATTCTATATTCTTTAGCCACCAGAgggatttttccttttcttttctttatacttttgaGATAGCCTCTATCACCGAGGCTgacagagtacagtggtgtgaccacaactcactgcagcctggacctcccgcgctcaagcagtcctcccatctcaacccctcgagtagctgggatcacaggtgcgtgcctctatgcctggataattttttagaaatttcttgccaaaatggggtttcaccaagttgcataggctggtcttgaactcttgggctcaaacaatcctcccgccttggactcccaaatcctgttgggattacaggcatgagtcactgtgcctggcccagaagcatttttctaaaatgaaaacacaagtcaggagcagtggatcatgcctctaatcccaatagtttgggaggccgaggcaggaggattgcttgaggccaggagttctagactactctaggcaacaaagtgagactctgtctctataaaaaatttaaaatcagccaggcatggtagcaagCACCcactgtcccagctactcgggaggcagaggtgagaggatgaactgagaccaggagttcaacgttgccgtgagctgtgattgcaccactgcactccagcttgggtgacagagcaagaccctgtcccaatcaatcaatcaatcaaacaaaaacaagatcatATCACTTTCCTGCTTAACATTCTTCAGTGGCTAACTAGTGCCCTTAACATAGAATCCAGTATCTTCATGTGGGATCTTACATGGGCTCTAAGGCGTCCCTGCAAGgtctggctcacagttcttcagcgtcaattttttttttttgagacagaatctcgctctgtcacccaggctggagtgcaatggcacgatcgcggctcactgcaacctccgcctcccaggttcatgcaattctcctgcctcagcctcccaagtagctgggattacaggaacgcacctccatgcccagctaatttttgtgtttttagtagagacgaggtttccccatgttggccaggctggtctcgaactcctgacctcaagtcatttgcccgctttggcctcccaaagtgctgggattacaggcatgagccaccgcgcccggatcTTCAGCGTCATCTCTTATCAGTCCCCTTACCAGTATGCTCTGGCTACACCAAACTGTTTCATGCCCTCCCCCTCTATAAGCCTTCTCACCTCTAGGCCTTTGCATAAGCAGTTCCCTCTTCCAGGAACCCTCTTGACTTGCTTAACTTGCTCTCACCCTTCAGATTTCATCTTAAACATCACTTGCATCAGGAAACCTTCCCTGACTACATCAGAATAGAGTAGGTGCCTCACCTATGTGTTCTCCTAACACTCCATGCTGTCTTTATGTCAGCACTAATCATATTATGTGTTCACTTTTCTATCTCTCCCATTAGGCAGACCATAAATTCCATGAGAGTATGGACTATGCCTGTCTCTTCATTATTATTTCCCTAGTGCCtgtcacagggcctggcacataataggtgctcaaaaaatatttgttaaattaatgtaAGAAAGAATGTTTGATAAATGACCAAATAAACATCTTCATCTTATTGGGGAATCTACGAGAATGAAGAAAATGCCAAAGTTTGATCCTGTCCAAGAAAGTAGCTAGTTActactattttttgtagagatgaagtctcactatgttgcctaggctggttctgaactcctggctcaagcgatcctcctgcctaggctgcccaaagtgttgggattacaggtgtgagctgttgCACCCAGCCACCATTTACTTCTTAATTCCACCTGCCAGAGAAAGCACTGGCCTGCAACTCTTTCATTTTTGTTAGTAATTTCATTTGGCTCTGCCCTGGTTTTCCCAATGCCCAGGTCCCACTGTGACAAGCAAAATACCCAACAACCTGTAAAGTAGGCCTGACCAATCTGAGGGCAGTTTACATGAGCAGGAGGTAGGCCCAGGACAGTTCCTGGGTCCTAGGAGTTAACCCTTTAATCATTGGACAATGGAGGtggaaagatcgcttgaggctggaaattcaagaccagcctggccaacacagcgagaccccatctctattaaaaaatgaatagcacgtgcctgtaatcccagctagtcgggaggctgaggcaggagaatcgcttagaaccctaaaggcagaggttgcagtgagctgagatcgcgccactgcactccagtctggtgacagagcaaccctctgtctcaaaaataaataaataaataaataaaaataaggctcggcgcggtggctcacgcctgtaatcccaccccagcaccttgggaggccgaggcaggtggatcacctgaggtcaggagttcgagaccagcctagccaacgtggtgaaaccccgtctctactaaaaaatacaaaatttgccggtcgtggtggcaggcacctgtaatcccagctattcgggaggctaaggcaggagaattgcttgaacccgggaggcggaggttgcagtgaaccgagatcacgccactgcactccagcctgggcgacagagtgagactccatctcaaaaaagaaaaaaaaaagaaatgaaaagaaaagaaaaaagaaaagaaaaaaaaattaaaactttttttagaaagaaaggaaaccagcctggccaacatagtgaaaccccgtctctactaaaaatacaaaaattagccaggaatgttggcgcacgcctgtagtcccagctactcaggaagctgaggcaggagaattgcctgaacccgggaggtggaggttgtggtgagatcgcgccactgcaccctagcctgggcaagagagcaagactccgtctcaaaaaaaaaaaaaaaaggaaaacacttaATCGCTGCCCTAAAAGATGTCATCTTTGCCCTTAAGGATAATTAAGTTAGAAAGAAAAGCCATACATAGAGAAAAATAGAGGTACCATACAGGTCACCTGCAACAGGTGCTAAAAAAGGGCAGGGCCACAAACACTCCATGGGTAGTGCAGGTATGTCAGTTTCAGTGCCAGGTGTTGCGTACGGCACGGAAAACATAACCCCTTCCTGTACGTGAGAAAGGCAACGACTGTCCTGAAGAAGACAGGGCAGCGAAGATTCCAGTGCAGGTCCCATTCAGGAAAGGATACATGTGAGCTGGagtggcaaaataaattttaacagagCTGAAGCTTAAGTTGGGCTTGGTGGGGAGGGACGCATGATAAACTAAGGTGTGGGGAGCCGATTTCAGGCAGTGCGACAAATTTGCAGAAATCTACGCCCCTCGTGGAAGGTTGCCAAGGTGAGGTGACCTTGAATGAATGCGTGTAGGTGGAAAAAGGTTTCGGGGAATGCTTGCATCGTTCTGCATCCGAGCGTCCAACAGAGAAAAGATCCTGTTTCCAGACAATACCTGCGTTTGGTTTTTCTCCAGCTGAGGGACACCGGTAGGGGGTGGAGGAGAGGAACAAGCAGGGGGTTGGGCCAAGGCGAGTGGGCGGGACCGCGCGGACCCTCCCGCGGCCGACTGGAGGCCCGGCGCAGGGGCGGAGTTTCCGGCGGCAGCGCCACTCGGGCGTCGGGTGACGCTAGGCGGACGGGGCATCACGTGACACGGAAGTAGCTCCGAACAGGAAGAGGACGAAAAAAATAACCGTCCGCGACGCCCAGACAAACCGGACCCGCAACCACCATGAACAGCAAAGGCAAGGACCGAGGGTGGCAGAGGCCGTCGGGGGGAGTACTGCTGGCCCAGAGCGAGCGGATCCGGAGCCCAGGGTCACCAAACGCCAGGTTTGGGGTGGGCTGCGCCATGCTCCTTGGCCGGCTGCAGTCCAGGGCGCTGCGCCTGACGCCTTCGTCATACCCAAATTACGGCAGCTTGCTGCCTCCAGGCCCTTTCCTCCGTAAACTCTGTGGCGCAGTTTGAAGCTGCGGGCTCGGGTGGTGGGGGGGCTTGACATGATGGGCATCCGCAGGAGCAAATAGAGCGCTAGCGCAGGCATTCGCGTAGGCCAATGGCGAGCCGGCGGAGGCGGGGCGCCGCGCTCCGGAACCCCTGGCAGGGCCGAACTTAACTAGTGAATTGCTGGAGTTGGTTCTTGGGCCGGGGCCTGTGAGGTCTCTTCTCCGTCCTTTTGCACCCCCTCGCCCTTCGCTGACGGGATGAGAACTCCCCTTTTCTGTGGTTGTACCAGTGTGTCTGTCGGAACATGATTCCCATAACCCAGGAATAGGTTGAGGgggtaaaaaatagaaaaaaaaaaaaaaaaaatgccgggcgagcttgctcacgcctgtaatcccagcactttgggaggccgaggcggacggatcacctgaggtcaagagttcgagaccagcctggccaacgtggtgaaaccccgtctctattaaaaaatgcaaaaattagctgggcgtggtggcgggcgcctgtaatcccagctactcgggaggctgggggtaggaaaattgcttgaacccaggagacggaggttgcaatgagccgagatcgcgccactgcactccagcctgagcaaaagagcgagtctccgtctcagaacaaacaaaaaaccaaacctgaTCCCCCGCTTTTCCAGTGAGGATATTCCTCCTCACCCCTCAGCCCTGCACCCTTTTCCCGGTCTCACGGTTCACTTCCATCATTCACACCCTTTGTTTGGAAGTCGACCTTGACTAGTAATCTGTAAGGAAAATCAGAACTACTGTTACCCACGAAGTCTGGGCTGGTTGTAGACAGGCTGTGGAGACCACGTAGAGCAGAGGCAACCTTGATAAGCCAGAACAGCAGCAGGCCAGAGCCCCAGACCTGTCCTGCATTCCGGAGGGAACTTGGGCCCAGCTAGACTTAACCCCTTACTTACTTCGGTATGTTAGTAGGAGCAGTGAGCAGTGCCTTTCCTGTCCCGTCAGAATTCAGCACCTTCCATTTTAAGGGTGCAAAGACAATGCATATTTTCTTAGTTCCAGGAATCAGGCCCTCTGGGGCAGACTATTTGCAAATCCCCTTTTGCTTGCTCCCACTAAGTTAGCTACCCGATATGACGTACCTCATTTTGGTAGCTCTGTGTAGTAGGCaacctgcatttttttcttgtctttcaggTCAATATCCAACACAGCCAACCTACCCTGTGCAGCCTCCTGGGAATCCAGTATACCCTCAGACCTTGCATCTTCCTCAGGCTCCACCCTATACTGATGCTCCACCTGCCTACTCAGAGGTGCTTCCAGTTTGCCAGATTTGAACTAGCTGAGAATACTCTTAGAGTGGTCCTTTAGTCCTTAGCTAAATCTGACTTCACATATTTACCCTTCACAAATGCTCACATGAATAATCTAAAACATTATATAATTTGGCAATTTTTGTCGGAGTTGAAAGTGCATTATTTGATAATTTTGTGTTATTTGGCACAGGCTGAGGTGCAGAAGATGAATTGGCGTTCTGTGAGCCCAACATTAGCTATAGCAGGAAGTGATCCAGGAGAATATTGAAGGCCAGTGGAAAGGCAACTTGTATAATCTTATAAAAAGTATAACCTGCACAAGGAGAATTAAGAATTAGCTCATTAAAGAGATCTCAAATAGGAATGTCATAAAGTAACATTTTGCCTTCTCTTCTGCCTCTTCTAGCTCTATCGTCCGAGCTTTGTGCACCCAGGGGCTGCCACAGTCCCCACCATGTCAGCCGCATTTCCTGGAGCCTCTCTGTATCTTCCCATGGCCCAGTCTGTGGCTGTTGGGCCTTTAGGTTCCACAATCCCCATGGCTTATTATCCAGTCGGTCCCATCTATCCACCTGGCTCCACAGTGCTGGTGGAAGGAGGGTATGATGCAGGTGCCAGATTTGGAGCTGGGGCTACTGCTGGCAACATTCCTGTGAGTATGACCTGATCAGAAAAAACTCAGCCCTTGTGTATTTTAACTTTCTGAAATGACTTCATATTCATTCTCTTACCATTTCTGGATGATAGTTGCCAGTGTTGGTACAACTACTGACATCCAATACTCAGGCAGAAAGTGTTTGAGGGGGCAGAACTGTGGCAAGTGAGTAGCATCTCACTGGGGGCTGAGTTAACCagattcttttgttttcatgtctATCGAGTCCTGCTTGCTGCTTTTCCAGTTCATTGTGGTACACTGAACTGGTCTAGTAATGCTCCTTATTCATTCCATAAGCATTTGCCATCAGCATGGTGTTGCACTAGGAACCCTgataattaaaaaagtaaaatgtataatCCCTAGTAAGTAGCTTTTACAAAGATACTAACAATTTTAGTTATCATTTTTTCCTACTTAATTCCCCAGTGCATGGGATTTACAGCCCAAATGACTGCTCAGTAACTAATGCTAGAGATGAAGTGAATATGTGTCATTAGCGAGCCTTCAGTTATCCAGTAGTTCATTGAAAAACTATGtaagggccaagcacagtggctcacctgaggtcaggagttcgagaccaggctggccaacatggtgaaaccccaactctactataaatacaaaaattagccaggcgtggtggcaggcgcctgtaatcccagctacttgggaggctgaggcaagagaatggcttgaacccaggaggcggaggttgcagtgagctgagatcacgccactgcattccagcctgagtaacagagccagactctgtctcaaaaaaaaaaaaaaatagctgggcgtggtggtgggcacctgtaatcccagctacttgggaggctaagacaggagaatcacttgaacctgggaggtggagattgcagtgagctgagatcccaccactgcactccagcctgggcaacaagagcaagactctgtctcaaaaaaataaaaaaaattaaaaaattaaaaattaaaaactatgtaGGGACCATGTGGGATTCATATATGGATTGGCACCCTGTCCCTGTTTTGGGAATGTGAGTAGGACAGTGGTTCTCTATCCTCAAAATGACTGTTGGTTTGGCCTGTTCATGTTCAGAAAGTAGCCATAGGCTTCATCTTAGAGCTGGAACCCTTTGAATGAGTGGTAGGCTCCCTTTCCTGTTTGTATCTTTGAGTTCACATAAAGTATAGACCTACTTTAGAACTCAAACTGATGGCGGAACTAGCTCCTTAAAATGCAGCTGGTTAGCACATTGCCTCATCCTAACAGCCCTCTGCTTCCCCTATGTTCCCTTCGCTTATATTAGCTGCCCTGTGCCCATTCTATCATGTCCTTTCctttcagcctccacctcctggatgcCCTCCCAATGCTGCTCAGCTTGCAGTCATGCAGGGAGCCAACGTCCTCGTAACTCAGCGGAAGGGGAACTTCTTCATGGGTGGTTCAGATGGTGGCTACACCATCTGGTGAGGAACCAAGGCCACCTTTGTGCCGGGAAAGACATCACATACCTTCAGCACTTCTCACAATGTAACTGCTTTAGTCATATTAACCTGAAGTTGCAGTTTAGACACATGTTGTTGGGGTGTCTTTCTGGTGCCCAAACTTTCAGGCACTTTTCAGATTTCATAAGGAACCATGTAATGGTAGCAGTGCCTCCCTAAAGCATTTTGAGGTAGGGGAGGTATCCACTCATAAAATGAATGTGGGTGAAGCCACCCTAAGGATGTTCCTTTAATTTCTCTGGAGTAATACTGTACCATACTGGTCTTTGCTTTTAGTAATAAAACATCAAATTAGGTTTGGAGGGAACTTTGATCTTCCTAAGAATTAAAGTTGCCAAATTATTCTGATTGGTCTTTAATCTCCTTTAAGTCTTTGATTTATATTACTTGTTATAAATGGAACGCATTAGTTGTCTGCcttttcctttccatcccttGCCCCACCCATCCCATCTCCAACCCTAGTCTTCCATTTCCTCCCGCCAGTCTCCATTGAATCAATGGTGCAGGACAGAAAGCCAGTCAGActaatttccttctttcctcgcACTTCTCCCCACTCGTCATCTTTTAACTAGTGTTTCACAAGGATCCTCTGAAACCCTCTCTGTGCCCCAAGCACAGATCCCATTACTTCTGCTTTCGTATCTCCTCAGGCAAAAGTGGAGGGTGCCTTATGGGCCCTCCTCATAGGTTGTCTCTGCATACACGAACCTAACCCAAATTTGCTTTGGTGCCAGAAAAACTGAGCTATGTTTGAACAAAGATATCGTGCAAACTGTACTGTGAACAACAGTTGGTTTAAAATATGAGGGGCAAGGAGGAGGATGCATTTCAAAAGCTTGATTGATGTATTTAGAGCTAAATTAAGAGGAGTTTTCAGATCAAAAATTGGTTACCATTTTTTGTCAGAGTGTCTGATGCAGCCACTCATTCAGCTCCCCAGAATTCCTAGACTGGGTTAATAGGGTCATATTGTGAATGTCTCACTACAAAATGACTTGAGTCCCGTGAAATCTCATTAGGGTTTAAGAATATTTCAGGGATCcttaatgttttgatttttgttttctgaaattggattttattttattttatcttataattTCAGTTCATCTAAATTGTGTGTTCTGTACATGTGATGTTTGACTGTACCATTGACTGTTATGGAAGTTCAGCGTTGTATGTCTCTCTCTACACTGTGGTGCACTTAACTTGTGGAATTTTTATACTAAAAATGTAGAATAAAGACTATTTTGAAGATTTGAATAAAGTGATGAAGTTGCATTACACCTCACTGCAAGGATTCTTTACTTAGCTTGTTTTTAGATttcttctatatatattttatttatatcccaTCTAGAATTCAGctaggtgctgctgctgctgtttcctTTGATGACGCTTTGAAATAAAGGCAGGAGTACAAGCCTAAGACTTGATCATTTTCATGAATTCCACTCCAGATGTTCAACTTTTCATCATTTTACTCCAACCTCTTACAAATTTTGGAATTTAGGACCTGAACTTAGAAATGAGGGAACTATTGATTGTCCTAACTTGCTCTAAAGTTTGGCTTGAAGAAAAGGTTCTGGTATAGCAATTTGTATACGTTGAGGATGACCTTTAGTTTCTCCAATGTTCTATGTGGAGAAATACTGAAAACTCATAGAATCTAGGTTGCCAAGACAGATTCCTcagctcttttatttattttttgagacagggtctccctctgtcaccccggctggagtgcagtggcagtctcggctcactgcaacctccacctcccaggttcaagtgattctcctgtctcagcctcctgagtagctgggattacaggcacctgctacaaCACCTggttcatttctgtatttttagtagagacggcttcagtgcgttggccaggctggtctcaaactcctgacctcaagtgatctgcctgcctcggcctcccaaagtattgggataaCAGgcagtgagtcactgcacccggccagattcCTCAGCTCTTGATCTTAACTTGGTTGGGTTTGAGCTTGGACAACAGAGGCAATACATTAAGACTTCAAAGGAGATCTAGCTTAATTCCAAAGTGAACAATATCTGACGAGCTAATAATTTATACCAAAATGTGCCTCTTAAACACAACTCATCTTGAGACTAAAATCCAAGAAGCTTCTTGGCTTGATTCTGAGGATACACTGGGAAAGGTGGTAGGTTGATTTTTCCTGGTTCCTTCTGTATATACGTAGAAGGGATTCTGGG from Pongo pygmaeus isolate AG05252 chromosome 10, NHGRI_mPonPyg2-v2.0_pri, whole genome shotgun sequence harbors:
- the DAZAP2 gene encoding DAZ-associated protein 2 isoform X2, whose translation is MNSKGQYPTQPTYPVQPPGNPVYPQTLHLPQAPPYTDAPPAYSELYRPSFVHPGAATVPTMSAAFPGASLYLPMAQSVAVGPLGSTIPMAYYPVGPIYPPASTSWMPSQCCSACSHAGSQRPRNSAEGELLHGWFRWWLHHLVRNQGHLCAGKDITYLQHFSQCNCFSHINLKLQFRHMLLGCLSGAQTFRHFSDFIRNHVMVAVPP
- the DAZAP2 gene encoding DAZ-associated protein 2 isoform X1, translating into MNSKGQYPTQPTYPVQPPGNPVYPQTLHLPQAPPYTDAPPAYSELYRPSFVHPGAATVPTMSAAFPGASLYLPMAQSVAVGPLGSTIPMAYYPVGPIYPPGSTVLVEGGYDAGARFGAGATAGNIPPPPPGCPPNAAQLAVMQGANVLVTQRKGNFFMGGSDGGYTIW